From one Solanum stenotomum isolate F172 chromosome 12, ASM1918654v1, whole genome shotgun sequence genomic stretch:
- the LOC125849265 gene encoding uncharacterized protein LOC125849265 translates to MQEEEYFSPSFSSYSSNRVAEIAGKISDEIKRDSEVVEENVDGADEEEDFEFSLVCENPEDSVGVFPFDRQIQPIYPVFNRDLLLNDVSYDVDREGLNGESSENLNSSVQVSLKDLFLEEREPLSSSSSEVDELESVPPGTYCVWKPNITEPSPSRCKKSNSTGSAFKRWNIRDLMRRSNSDGKDSFVFLTPEKGLKNETSKAKDSAEASKVAGKLKAKGNSSSGNKASSMTDVYLRNQAAKEMDKNRRKSYLPYRRDLVGFFANASNIGRTFPPF, encoded by the coding sequence ATGCAGGAAGAAGAATATTTCTCTCCTAGCTTTAGCAGCTACTCTTCAAATAGAGTGGCGGAGATTGCCGGAAAAATCTCCGATGAAATTAAACGTGATTCTGAGGTGGTAGAAGAGAACGTTGACGGTGCCGATGAAGAAGAGGATTTTGAATTCTCTTTGGTATGTGAAAATCCAGAGGATTCGGTCGGCGTATTCCCCTTCGACCGTCAAATCCAGCCTATTTACCCCGTTTTCAACCGCGATCTGTTACTAAATGACGTTTCTTATGACGTAGATCGCGAAGGTCTTAACGGTGAATCGTCGGAAAACCTCAATAGTTCAGTTCAAGTTTCGTTAAAGGATTTATTCTTAGAAGAACGGGAACCGCTGTCGTCATCATCCTCCGAGGTCGATGAGTTGGAGAGTGTACCTCCGGGAACGTATTGTGTATGGAAGCCGAATATAACCGAGCCTTCACCGAGCAGATGTAAGAAGAGTAATTCAACGGGATCGGCGTTTAAGAGGTGGAATATTCGAGATTTGATGCGCCGGAGCAACAGTGACGGTAAGGACAGTTTTGTATTTCTGACACCGGAAAAAGGATTGAAAAATGAAACGTCCAAAGCAAAGGACTCAGCAGAGGCGTCTAAAGTTGCCGGAAAATTGAAGGCAAAGGGCAACAGTAGCAGCGGTAACAAGGCATCTTCGATGACGGACGTTTATTTACGGAACCAAGCGGCAAAGGAAATGGATAAGAATAGGCGGAAATCATATTTACCATACCGGCGAGATCTGGTAGGTTTTTTCGCAAATGCCAGCAATATTGGTAGAACTTTTCCTCCTTTTTAG
- the LOC125847548 gene encoding probable phospholipid-transporting ATPase 8: MAGDKMKICFSKIYSFSCMKCSFKEEHGHIGKRGFSRIVYCNDPDNPEQVQLNYRGNYVSTTKYTAINFIPKSLFEQFRRVANIYFLVVACVSFSPLAPYTASSILAPLLVVIGATMAKEGIEDWRRKRQDIEANNRKVNVYTENHTFQETRWKSLRVGDLIKVYKDQYFPTDLLLLSSSFEDGICYVETSNLDGETNLKVKHALNITSSLQDDGSFQNFKGVVKCEDPNEDLYTFIGTLYYDNQQNPLSVQQILLRGSKLRNTDYVYGVVIFTGHDTKVMQNSTDPPSKRSGIEKRMDKIIYVLFGTLITIAFIGSIFFGIETKNDISGGKLRRWYLRPDKTSVFYDPKRATLAAFFHFLTALMLYGYLIPISLYVSIEIVKVLQSIFINQDREMYYEETDKPAHARTSNLNEELGQVDTILSDKTGTLTCNSMEFVKCSIAGVAYGHVVTEVERALAKQKRDGEQEVGDTSNDVKESTDPAVNSEKSIKGFNFKDERIMNGQWVHEPNRDMIQKFFRVLAICHTVIPDVNKKTGEISYEAESPDEAAFVIASRELGFQFFERTQNRITLHELDHQSGKMVDRSYQLLHVLEFSSSRKRMSVIVKNAENQLLLLSKGADSVMFEQLSKDGRVFEGITREHLKQYAEAGLRTLVVAYRELDKKEFQSWEQEFLNAQASVTADRDALVDAAAQKIERDLILLGVTAVEDKLQKGVPECIDKLAKAGIKIWVLTGDKMETAINIGYACSLLRPDMRQIIITLDSQDILDLENQGNKETIAKASHDSITKQIREGMLQVSSSRGTTASFGLVIDGKSLSFALDKKLEKSFLELAINCASVICCRSTPKQKALVTRLVKVETHRTTLAIGDGANDVSMLQEADVGVGISGVEGMQAVMSSDYAIAQFRFLERLLLVHGHWCYRRISMMLCYFFYKNIAFGLTLFWFEGFASFSGRPAYNDWYMSLYNVFFTSLPVIALGVFDQDVSARLCLEFPKLYEEGTKNILFSWRRILGWMLNGVVCSMIIFFGTTNSLVHQVFRKDGQPVDYGVLGVMMYTCVVWTVNCQMAISINYFTWIQHFFIWGSIAIWYLFLVVYGSLSPIISTTAYKILVEACAPSPFYWLVTLVVVVATLLPYVTHRAFQTEFHPMYHDQIQRNRFESLNSDFAEESSDRGKQKVHL, translated from the exons atgGCAGGTGATAAGATGAAAATATGTTTTAGTAAGATATATAGTTTTTCGTGCATGAAGTGCTCGTTTAAAGAGGAACATGGTCATATTGGGAAGAGGGGTTTTTCAAGAATTGTGTATTGTAATGATCCTGATAATCCAGAACAGGTCCAGCTAAATTATAGGGGGAATTATGTTTCTACTACAAAGTACACAGCAATTAATTTCATACCCAAATCATTGTTTGAACAATTTAGAAGGGTTGCAAATATATACTTTCTTGTAGTTGCTTGTGTTTCATTTAGTCCTCTAGCTCCCTATACAGCCAGCAGCATTTTAGCACCTTTGCTGGTTGTGATTGGGGCAACGATGGCCAAAGAAGGCATCGAAGATTGGAGGCGCAAAAGGCAG GATATTGAAGCCAATAACCGGAAAGTAAACGTATACACTGAAAATCATACTTTCCAAGAGACTAGATGGAAAAGTTTACGAGTTGGTGATCTTATTAAGGTGTACAAGGATCAATATTTCCCCACTGATTTGCTTTTGCTTTCATCAAGCTTCGAGGATGGGATATGTTATGTGGAAACCTCCAATCTTGATGGAGAGACTAACCTTAAGGTGAAGCATGCACTAAATATCACATCCTCCCTGCAAGACGATggttcttttcaaaattttaaaggtGTTGTTAAGTGTGAAGATCCAAATGAAGATCTTTATACTTTCATTGGAACTCTGTATTATGATAATCAGCAGAACCCTCTTTCAGTGCAGCAAATACTTCTGCGAGGTTCCAAGCTACGCAATACTGATTATGTTTATGGTGTGGTCATTTTTACTGGTCATGACACAAAAGTCATGCAGAATTCTACAGATCCTCCTTCTAAGAGGAGTGGAATTGAGAAAAGGatggataaaataatatatgttcttTTTGGTACCTTGATTACAATAGCTTTTATTGGATCTATCTTTTTCGGGATTGAAactaaaaatgacatttctGGTGGGAAACTAAGGAGGTGGTATCTTCGCCCAGACAAGACAAGTGTGTTTTATGATCCCAAAAGAGCTACACTGGCTGCATTTTTCCATTTCCTGACAGCCCTTATGTTGTATGGGTACTTGATTCCTATTTCGCTATATGTGTCTATTGAAATTGTGAAGGTTTTACAGAGCATATTCATCAATCAAGATAGGGAGATGTACTATGAGGAAACAGATAAGCCAGCTCATGCAAGAACATCTAATCTGAATGAGGAACTTGGTCAGGTTGACACAATACTCTCAGACAAAACAGGCACCTTAACATGCAACTCCATGGAGTTTGTTAAATGTTCAATAGCAGGTGTTGCGTATGGACATGTTGTGACAGAGGTAGAGAGGGCCCTGGCAAAGCAAAAAAGAGATGGAGAACAGGAAGTAGGTGATACTTCCAATGACGTGAAGGAATCAACTGACCCCGCTGTTAACTCAGAGAAGTCTATTAAAGGATTCAACTTCAAAGATGAGCGTATAATGAATGGCCAATGGGTCCATGAGCCTAATCGAGACATGATACAAAAGTTTTTTAGAGTGCTGGCGATTTGTCATACTGTTATTCCTGACGTGAACAAAAAAACAGGTGAGATCTCCTATGAAGCAGAGTCACCAGATGAAGCTGCCTTTGTCATTGCATCAAGGGAACTTGGGTTTCAGTTCTTTGAAAGAACACAAAACAGAATTACACTGCATGAATTGGATCATCAGAGTGGCAAGATGGTTGACAG ATCATATCAGCTCCTTCATGTCTTAGAGTTCAGTAGTTCGCGGAAGAGAATGTCTGTAATTGTAAAAAATGCTGAGAATCAGTTGTTGCTCCTCAGCAAAGGTGCAGACAG TGTGATGTTCGAACAGCTTTCAAAAGATGGGCGGGTCTTTGAGGGTATAACAAGGGAACATCTTAAACAATATGCTGAAGCAGGATTGCGAACTCTTGTTGTAGCTTACCGTGAGCTTGATAAGAAAGAGTTCCAATCATGGGAACAAGAGTTTTTGAATGCTCAAGCTTCTGTAACAGCAGATAGAGATGCTTTGGTGGATGCTGCTGCTCAGAAGATTGAACGGGACTTAATTCTCCTTGGTGTTACTGCTGTTGAGGACAAGCTTCAAAAAGGG GTCCCTGAATGCATTGATAAACTTGCAAAAGCTGGAATTAAGATTTGGGTCTTAACTGGTGATAAGATGGAAACGGCTATCAATATTGG GTATGCTTGTAGTTTATTAAGACCAGATATGAGGCAAATCATAATTACTTTAGATTCTCAAGACATATTGGACTTGGAAAACCAAGGAAACAAGGAGACTATAGCAAAG GCTTCACATGATAGCATTACAAAGCAAATACGTGAGGGAATGTTACAAGTAAGCTCAAGCAGAGGAACTACTGCATCATTTGGTTTGGTCATTGATGGAAAATCATTGTCATTTGCTCTTGACAAAAAACTAGAAAAATCATTCTTGGAGCTTGCAATAAATTGTGCATCTGTTATTTGCTGCCGGTCCACTCCTAAACAAAAAGCTCTT GTTACCAGACTGGTGAAAGTTGAAACACACCGAACTACATTAGCAATTGGGGATGGGGCAAATGATGTAAGCATGCTGCAAGAGGCTGATGTTGGGGTTGGCATCAGTGGTGTTGAAGGAATGCAG GCTGTCATGTCAAGTGATTATGCAATAGCTCAATTCCGTTTTCTTGAGCGCTTGTTATTGGTCCATGGCCACTGGTGCTACAGGAGAATATCGATGATG CTATGCTACTTCTTTTACAAGAACATCGCCTTCGGGTTGACCCTTTTCTGGTTCGAGGGCTTTGCTTCTTTCTCTGGCCGACCTGCTTATAATGACTGGTATATGTCATTATATAATGTGTTCTTCACATCGCTTCCTGTGATTGCTCTTGGTGTCTTTGATCAGGATGTTTCTGCCCGCCTATGTCTCGAG TTTCCTAAGCTCTATGAAGAGGGAACGAAGAACATTCTTTTCAGTTGGCGTCGCATTTTAGGCTGGATGTTGAACGGTGTTGTCTGTTCTATGATCATCTTCTTTGGCACCACCAATTCACTTGTGCATCAAGTATTCCGGAAAGATGGTCAACCAGTTGACTACGGAGTCCTCGGAGTGATGATGTACACGTGTGTGGTGTGGACAGTCAATTGTCAAATGGCAATCTCTATCAACTACTTCACTTGGATTCAGCACTTCTTCATTTGGGGCAGCATTGCCATTTGGTACTTGTTTTTAGTTGTTTATGGCTCTCTTTCGCCTATAATATCTACAACCGCGTACAAAATTCTTGTGGAAGCTTGTGCTCCGAGTCCTTTCTATTGGCTTGTCACACTTGTGGTTGTCGTTGCCACTTTGTTACCATACGTTACGCACAGGGCATTTCAAACAGAGTTCCATCCTATGTATCATGATCAGATTCAAAGGAATCGATTCGAAAGTTTAAACAGTGACTTTGCTGAGGAGTCCAGTGATAGAGGCAAACAAAAAGTACATCTTTAA